One Halarcobacter ebronensis genomic window carries:
- a CDS encoding chemotaxis protein CheW translates to MSKNLIDYKGIQVKKELYPIIKHIEDVDKYREELGRLSSSWDIFALLGQLGDINIDIGKTKENFLNLTTTLLNHLSDETVKKTTSEMKFKAQVAIDVVIRNLFERTADIGFLATDDDIREFLLHFVSKYNKDSVEIRENIKKRFFEYVKKYSVYYDIVLADTKGKILVRLDDSVDIDNIDLSFIQKVLNTDDEYVETFASHNFIPQYKKSLVYSYKVTRTNSSNSETIGVLSLCFKFQDEMKGIFNNLLDKKNKEIIMLLDEEGRVISSSDEDCIALNSKQEIILDDEYKIVSFSSRDFIAKTCKTTGYQGFFGLKWYGHIMIPLEYAFLSEESNSAKEVDELIIEAMMENEEHFSKELKEVFNKSRNIQDNLSRVIWNGNVAQSKINSSNREFSKSLLSEIGVTGSKANSSLNNLNRTIINSILKDSEFISSLAIDIMDRNLYERANDCRWWSLTTYFRKAFDELETLESKAQEISSILKYINDLYTVYTNILVYDRSGKIIAVSNKKESHLIGRVLTNSWVEKSLKLKNTQKYCVSNFEKSTLYSNESTYIYCSSIRSFKNEEQITGGIAVVFDSKPQFKAMLQESLPQNKDSIFAIFATRDKSVISSSNESIEINSKINIDDKFFSLKNGEKISEIVEIDNKYYALGVRCSKGYREYKSSSDDYVNDILCLVFVYIGKKCLNKLSKIKRKKFINSNILKKSFNSSCEELATFHLGKKFLAVNAKNVVESIGIEKLEKSIDMDKNNPFKGMVLHKDRLISVLDIRSFVNEEIKNEELTTIILLEYDKDNKEHCIGILVSSLESISVVEKKAIQHIQSHFLGAGTLVESIVEIDDLDEPQVAMILDIKKIDDNLTKK, encoded by the coding sequence ATGTCAAAAAATTTAATAGATTATAAAGGAATACAAGTAAAAAAAGAGTTATATCCTATTATAAAACATATTGAGGATGTGGATAAATATAGAGAAGAGTTAGGACGTTTAAGTTCTTCTTGGGATATTTTTGCACTCTTAGGACAACTTGGAGATATCAATATTGATATTGGGAAAACAAAAGAGAATTTTTTAAATCTTACAACAACTTTATTAAACCATTTAAGCGATGAAACAGTAAAAAAAACAACTTCTGAGATGAAATTTAAAGCTCAAGTTGCTATTGATGTGGTTATAAGAAATCTATTTGAAAGAACTGCCGATATTGGTTTTTTAGCAACAGATGATGATATTAGAGAATTTTTACTTCATTTCGTTTCAAAATACAATAAAGATAGTGTTGAGATAAGAGAGAATATAAAAAAGAGATTTTTTGAATATGTAAAAAAGTATTCGGTTTATTATGATATTGTCTTAGCAGATACAAAAGGTAAAATTTTAGTAAGACTTGATGATAGTGTTGATATTGATAATATTGACTTATCATTTATTCAAAAAGTTTTAAATACTGATGATGAATATGTTGAGACTTTTGCTTCACATAATTTCATTCCACAATATAAAAAATCATTGGTTTATTCGTATAAAGTTACAAGAACAAATAGTTCTAACTCTGAAACTATTGGAGTTTTATCACTTTGTTTTAAGTTTCAAGATGAGATGAAGGGAATTTTTAACAATCTTTTAGATAAAAAAAATAAAGAGATTATTATGCTTTTAGATGAAGAGGGTAGAGTAATTTCTTCAAGTGATGAGGACTGCATAGCACTAAACTCAAAACAAGAGATAATTTTGGATGATGAGTACAAAATTGTATCTTTTTCAAGTAGAGATTTTATAGCAAAAACTTGTAAAACAACAGGTTATCAAGGCTTTTTTGGGCTTAAATGGTATGGACATATAATGATTCCTTTGGAGTATGCCTTTTTAAGTGAAGAGTCAAATTCTGCAAAAGAGGTTGATGAACTTATAATTGAAGCAATGATGGAAAATGAAGAGCATTTTTCAAAAGAGCTAAAAGAGGTATTTAACAAAAGTAGAAATATTCAAGATAATTTAAGCCGTGTAATTTGGAATGGAAATGTTGCCCAAAGTAAAATAAACTCTTCAAATAGAGAGTTCTCTAAATCTTTGTTATCTGAGATTGGTGTAACAGGTTCAAAGGCAAATTCCTCATTAAATAACCTAAATAGAACTATTATAAACTCTATTTTAAAAGATAGTGAGTTTATATCTTCTTTGGCAATAGATATTATGGATAGAAATCTTTATGAAAGAGCAAATGATTGTAGATGGTGGTCATTAACAACATATTTTAGAAAAGCTTTTGATGAACTAGAAACCCTTGAATCTAAAGCCCAAGAGATCTCTTCAATTTTAAAATATATAAATGATTTATATACAGTATATACAAATATTTTGGTATATGATAGAAGTGGCAAAATCATTGCTGTTTCAAATAAAAAGGAGAGTCATTTAATTGGAAGAGTATTAACTAACTCTTGGGTTGAAAAGAGTTTGAAACTAAAAAATACACAAAAATATTGTGTTTCAAATTTTGAAAAATCAACGCTTTACTCAAATGAGTCAACATATATCTATTGTAGTTCTATTAGATCTTTTAAAAATGAGGAACAAATAACAGGTGGGATTGCAGTTGTTTTTGATTCAAAACCACAGTTTAAAGCTATGCTTCAAGAGTCTTTACCCCAAAACAAAGATTCTATTTTTGCAATTTTTGCGACTAGAGATAAAAGTGTAATCTCTTCTTCAAATGAGAGTATTGAAATAAACTCAAAAATCAATATTGATGATAAATTTTTTAGTCTTAAAAATGGTGAAAAAATAAGTGAAATTGTTGAGATTGATAATAAATACTATGCTCTAGGGGTTAGATGTTCTAAAGGGTATAGAGAGTATAAAAGTAGTAGTGATGATTATGTAAATGATATCTTATGTTTAGTTTTTGTTTATATTGGGAAGAAGTGTTTAAATAAACTTTCTAAAATAAAAAGAAAAAAATTTATAAACAGTAATATTTTAAAAAAATCATTTAATAGTAGTTGTGAAGAGCTTGCAACTTTTCATCTAGGAAAAAAATTTCTTGCAGTTAATGCAAAAAATGTTGTTGAATCAATAGGGATTGAAAAATTAGAAAAATCAATTGATATGGATAAAAACAATCCTTTTAAAGGTATGGTTTTACATAAAGATAGGCTTATCTCTGTTTTAGATATTAGAAGTTTTGTAAATGAAGAGATTAAAAATGAAGAGTTAACCACAATTATACTTTTAGAATATGATAAAGATAATAAAGAGCACTGCATAGGGATTTTGGTATCCTCTTTAGAGAGTATTAGTGTAGTTGAAAAAAAAGCTATTCAACATATTCAAAGTCACTTTTTAGGAGCTGGAACTTTAGTTGAGAGTATAGTTGAAATAGATGATCTTGATGAACCACAAGTTGCCATGATTTTGGATATTAAAAAGATTGATGATAACTTGACCAAAAAGTGA
- a CDS encoding uracil-DNA glycosylase — translation MTKAVKREILHHLNFLKSIGCDYHEQIEFYNNELNSNNLPNSLDELKTLVNNCYLCELSKSRKNVLFGEGNKNASLMFISDEPTATEDELKSHFVGKNGEQLAKMIENVLPLKKEDIYITSLVKCKSKDGMNASHFSSCSSYLYKEIELVNPKLVVALGEKVYSYLSADKTPFNQVRGKIINFKSFVVLPTFSVSYLLRNPSLKREAFHDMLKIKSILESN, via the coding sequence ATGACAAAAGCAGTTAAAAGAGAGATTTTACATCATCTAAATTTTTTAAAGTCAATTGGATGTGACTATCACGAACAAATAGAATTTTATAATAATGAATTAAACTCAAACAACTTACCAAACAGTCTTGATGAGTTAAAAACATTGGTAAACAATTGTTATTTGTGTGAGTTGTCAAAATCAAGAAAAAATGTTCTTTTTGGAGAAGGGAATAAAAATGCATCATTGATGTTTATTTCTGACGAACCAACAGCAACAGAAGATGAACTAAAGAGTCATTTTGTTGGTAAAAACGGAGAGCAATTAGCAAAAATGATTGAAAATGTTCTACCTTTAAAAAAAGAGGATATATATATTACAAGTTTAGTTAAATGTAAAAGTAAAGATGGAATGAATGCATCTCATTTTAGTAGTTGTAGCTCATATTTATACAAAGAAATAGAGTTAGTCAATCCTAAATTGGTTGTAGCTTTAGGAGAAAAAGTTTATAGCTATCTAAGTGCAGATAAAACCCCTTTTAATCAAGTTAGGGGTAAAATAATTAATTTTAAGAGTTTTGTTGTGTTACCAACTTTTAGTGTAAGTTATCTTTTAAGAAATCCATCACTAAAAAGAGAGGCATTTCATGATATGTTAAAAATCAAATCTATATTGGAGTCAAATTGA
- a CDS encoding metal ABC transporter solute-binding protein, Zn/Mn family, whose amino-acid sequence MYKSIFILLLLSSFSFAKVFITVTYPVERFFIKRIAENTIYIKTIFDEENFDTNDISQIKKFSNSNYYFNFNLEDEQKIEAIFKARNNSIKIFHMLEGIPRVKANDGKANPYVWLDPLLVRKLAENLYNKLIEIEPESKDIYRVNYESFLSELDEMFLDIKQRVETSKTFGFFAFSDELYYFAKRFRLNIYHEDAKLLHVDEVLQLLKFSRKKNIKHLLVPINCDYRIAQSFCGHIDGKLVEYNLYTYNWKVNLYSILRGIETN is encoded by the coding sequence ATGTATAAATCCATTTTCATATTATTGCTTCTCTCATCCTTTAGCTTTGCAAAAGTTTTTATAACTGTAACCTATCCTGTAGAGCGTTTTTTTATAAAAAGAATTGCAGAAAACACAATATATATCAAAACAATATTCGATGAAGAGAATTTTGATACAAATGATATTTCACAGATTAAGAAGTTTTCAAACAGCAACTACTACTTTAATTTTAATCTAGAAGATGAACAAAAAATAGAAGCTATATTTAAAGCAAGAAATAACAGTATAAAAATTTTCCACATGCTAGAAGGGATTCCAAGAGTAAAAGCAAATGATGGAAAAGCAAATCCTTATGTTTGGTTGGATCCTTTGTTAGTTAGAAAACTTGCCGAAAATCTATATAATAAACTAATTGAAATAGAGCCAGAGAGTAAAGATATTTATAGGGTAAATTATGAAAGTTTTCTTAGTGAACTTGATGAGATGTTTTTAGATATAAAACAGAGAGTTGAAACAAGTAAAACTTTTGGTTTTTTTGCCTTTAGTGATGAGTTATATTACTTTGCAAAAAGATTTAGACTTAATATCTATCACGAAGATGCAAAACTTTTACATGTGGATGAAGTATTACAACTTTTAAAATTTTCAAGGAAAAAAAATATAAAACACTTACTTGTACCAATAAATTGTGATTATAGAATTGCTCAATCTTTCTGTGGACATATAGATGGAAAACTTGTTGAATATAATCTTTATACATATAATTGGAAAGTAAATCTTTACTCAATTTTAAGAGGAATTGAGACTAATTAG
- a CDS encoding YgiQ family radical SAM protein gives MFLPTTKDEMKKLGWSQCDVILISGDAYIDSPFIGVAVVGRILEAQGFKVGIIGQPDINSDDITRLGEPRLYWGVSGGSIDSMVSNYTATKKFRNSDDYTPGGKNDKRPDRATLVYTNLIRRYYKDTVPIVLGGIEASLRRTTHYDFWSNKLRKPILFDSKADYLIYGMGEMAIREFSTALDKGEDPTKVRGVCYISKEPIESYLQLPSHEECLKNKEKYIDLFDDFYKNNDPISAMGLCQKVDNRYSIQNPPCDYLDEKEMDEVASYKYARELHPFHQNQGKVKCLETIKFSIQTHHGCWGECNFCAIGVHQGRTIRTRSEKNIIWEAKEFTKDKEFKGVISDIGGPTANMYGYECGKKLKKGTCDDIRCVDYDRLCKVMKVDHSRHLKLLRDIRQVPGVKKAFVASGLRYDFIPADKKYGYEYLKELVNHHISGQMKVAPEHTSDRVLKLMGKPGKEPLIEFKKMYDRLNKEAGKKQFLTYYLIAAHPGCEEKDMHELKQFTTHELKMNPEQAQIFTPTPGTYSSVMYYTEIDPITRKKIYVEKDRARKEKQKNIVIDKKYYQRRKDSNAGMQS, from the coding sequence ATGTTTTTACCTACTACAAAAGATGAGATGAAAAAACTTGGCTGGAGCCAATGCGATGTAATACTAATAAGTGGAGATGCCTATATTGATTCTCCTTTTATTGGTGTTGCCGTAGTTGGAAGAATACTTGAAGCACAAGGCTTTAAAGTAGGAATCATAGGCCAACCAGATATAAATAGTGATGATATTACAAGATTAGGTGAGCCACGACTTTACTGGGGAGTTAGTGGTGGAAGTATTGACTCAATGGTATCAAACTATACTGCAACAAAAAAGTTTAGAAATAGCGATGATTATACTCCTGGCGGGAAAAATGATAAAAGACCAGATAGGGCAACTTTAGTATATACAAACCTAATAAGAAGATATTATAAAGATACCGTTCCAATAGTTCTTGGAGGAATAGAAGCAAGTTTAAGAAGAACAACTCACTATGATTTTTGGTCAAATAAACTTAGAAAACCAATTTTATTTGATTCAAAAGCTGATTATCTAATCTATGGAATGGGTGAAATGGCAATTAGAGAGTTTTCAACAGCTCTTGATAAAGGAGAAGACCCTACAAAAGTAAGAGGAGTTTGTTATATCTCAAAAGAACCAATAGAAAGCTATCTTCAACTTCCAAGCCATGAAGAGTGTCTAAAAAACAAAGAGAAATATATTGACCTTTTTGATGATTTTTATAAAAATAATGATCCAATTAGTGCAATGGGACTTTGCCAAAAAGTTGATAATAGATACTCTATACAAAATCCACCTTGTGACTATTTAGATGAAAAAGAGATGGATGAGGTTGCTTCATATAAATATGCAAGAGAGCTTCATCCTTTTCATCAAAATCAGGGTAAAGTAAAGTGTTTAGAGACAATTAAATTCTCTATTCAGACTCATCATGGATGTTGGGGAGAGTGTAACTTCTGTGCAATTGGAGTTCACCAAGGAAGAACAATTAGAACAAGAAGTGAAAAAAATATTATCTGGGAAGCAAAAGAGTTTACAAAAGATAAAGAGTTTAAAGGTGTAATCTCTGATATAGGAGGTCCTACAGCTAATATGTATGGGTATGAGTGTGGTAAAAAACTTAAAAAAGGAACCTGTGATGATATTAGATGTGTAGACTATGACAGGCTTTGCAAGGTTATGAAAGTTGATCATAGCAGACATCTAAAACTTTTAAGAGATATTAGACAAGTTCCAGGTGTAAAAAAAGCTTTTGTCGCTTCAGGATTACGATATGATTTTATTCCAGCAGATAAAAAATATGGGTATGAGTATTTAAAAGAGCTTGTCAATCACCATATAAGTGGGCAAATGAAAGTTGCTCCTGAACACACTTCTGACAGGGTTTTGAAACTTATGGGAAAACCAGGGAAAGAACCTCTTATTGAGTTTAAAAAGATGTATGATAGATTAAATAAAGAGGCAGGGAAAAAGCAGTTCTTAACCTACTATTTAATTGCGGCACACCCTGGATGTGAGGAAAAAGATATGCATGAGTTAAAACAGTTTACAACCCATGAACTAAAAATGAATCCAGAACAAGCTCAAATCTTTACCCCAACTCCAGGAACATACTCTTCTGTTATGTATTATACAGAGATTGATCCAATTACAAGAAAAAAGATTTATGTGGAAAAAGATAGGGCCCGAAAAGAGAAGCAAAAAAATATTGTAATTGATAAAAAGTATTACCAAAGAAGAAAAGATTCAAATGCAGGAATGCAAAGTTAG
- a CDS encoding adenylate kinase has product MKKLFLIIGAPGSGKTTDAELIAEKHTTITHYSTGDMFRAEVASGSERGQIIDSYVSKGNLVPIDIVIETIVGAIKNAPTPIVVIDGYPRSNEQMIELDKYLATESSVELVNTIEVEVSEEVARDRVLGRARGADDNVEVFNNRMKVYTEPLADIQEFYTQKGILKKINGERTIEEIVNEMDAFIQSRI; this is encoded by the coding sequence ATGAAAAAACTTTTTTTAATCATTGGGGCCCCAGGTTCAGGGAAAACTACAGATGCAGAGCTAATTGCAGAGAAACATACAACAATTACTCACTACTCTACAGGAGATATGTTTAGAGCTGAAGTGGCAAGTGGAAGTGAGAGAGGCCAAATAATTGATTCATATGTATCAAAAGGGAATTTAGTGCCAATCGATATTGTTATAGAGACAATAGTAGGAGCAATTAAAAATGCACCAACTCCAATTGTTGTAATTGATGGATATCCAAGAAGCAATGAGCAAATGATAGAGTTGGATAAATATTTAGCTACAGAGAGTAGTGTTGAATTAGTAAATACAATTGAAGTAGAAGTATCTGAAGAAGTAGCAAGAGATAGAGTTCTTGGACGAGCAAGAGGCGCTGATGATAATGTTGAAGTATTTAATAATAGAATGAAAGTATATACAGAACCTTTAGCAGATATTCAAGAGTTTTATACACAAAAAGGTATCTTGAAAAAAATCAATGGTGAAAGAACTATTGAAGAGATTGTAAATGAAATGGATGCCTTTATTCAATCAAGAATCTAA
- a CDS encoding prolyl hydroxylase family protein, whose amino-acid sequence MENKSLEQISNYVYCDSSLNSLDIETKLLPNPYYDYPFLIIKNFFSDEICKEIVKSIKRDEDCIDAKVKAENYENHIDKDIRKTKIYKLDKEFRSLYNKIFKEFQPKIEQYFNLALTTSTKIQVLEYTKGSFYVAHSDDSNMIIDDEELIGFKCVAVNRKVTTVLFATSCNDENSENSFTGGELIFNYLYDKEGNVIKYAPQAGDMVVFLSNPYFTHEVLEVKSGYRLSIVQWHDALVT is encoded by the coding sequence ATGGAAAACAAAAGCCTTGAGCAAATAAGTAATTATGTATATTGTGATAGTTCTTTAAACTCTCTTGATATTGAGACAAAACTATTACCAAATCCATATTATGATTACCCTTTTTTGATTATAAAAAACTTTTTTAGTGATGAGATTTGCAAAGAGATAGTTAAGTCTATAAAAAGAGATGAAGATTGTATTGATGCAAAGGTTAAAGCAGAAAATTATGAAAATCATATTGATAAAGATATTAGAAAAACAAAAATTTATAAACTGGATAAAGAGTTTAGAAGTTTATATAATAAAATCTTTAAAGAGTTTCAACCAAAAATTGAACAATATTTTAATTTGGCTTTAACAACAAGCACTAAAATACAAGTTCTTGAGTACACTAAAGGCTCTTTTTATGTGGCTCATAGTGATGACTCAAATATGATAATAGATGATGAAGAACTAATAGGTTTTAAATGTGTGGCTGTTAATAGAAAAGTTACAACTGTTCTTTTTGCAACCTCTTGCAATGATGAAAACTCTGAAAACAGCTTTACAGGTGGCGAGTTAATTTTTAATTATCTTTATGACAAAGAGGGAAATGTTATAAAATATGCTCCACAAGCAGGAGATATGGTTGTCTTTTTGAGCAATCCTTATTTTACCCATGAAGTTCTTGAAGTAAAGAGTGGATATAGGTTATCAATTGTTCAATGGCACGATGCTTTGGTTACATAA
- a CDS encoding competence/damage-inducible protein A: protein MSKELNFYSVIIGTELLNGRRKDSHFSFLNEQLLKRGWRHKASFVVEDDTLLMENIYNLIKADENSVMFSFGGIGATPDDYTREIAAKIFTNGIMNYHEEAKELIINQFKEEAYPHRINMAYLPQNAKLLKNVVNNVPGFYLENRFFFTPGFPSMSQAMVVEALDRYYERNLIVKYRESLTAYCGENDLIDIMKTIPKEIELSSLPKIIDDKRMVVISLSGHDKELILNYFAKFIKFLENSGVKFLLKDISK, encoded by the coding sequence ATGAGCAAAGAACTTAATTTTTACTCTGTTATTATTGGAACAGAGTTACTAAATGGGAGAAGAAAAGATTCCCATTTCTCTTTCTTAAATGAACAACTACTAAAAAGAGGCTGGAGACATAAAGCCTCTTTTGTAGTTGAAGATGACACCCTTTTAATGGAAAATATCTACAATCTTATTAAAGCTGATGAAAACTCTGTAATGTTTAGTTTTGGTGGTATTGGAGCAACTCCTGATGATTATACAAGAGAGATTGCAGCAAAAATCTTTACCAATGGAATAATGAATTACCATGAAGAGGCAAAAGAGCTGATAATCAATCAATTTAAAGAAGAAGCATATCCCCATAGAATAAATATGGCATATCTACCACAAAATGCAAAACTTCTTAAAAATGTAGTAAATAATGTACCTGGATTTTATTTAGAGAATAGATTTTTCTTTACTCCTGGATTTCCCTCTATGAGTCAAGCTATGGTTGTGGAAGCTTTAGATAGATATTATGAAAGAAATTTGATTGTAAAATATAGAGAATCTTTGACTGCATATTGTGGAGAGAATGATTTAATTGATATAATGAAAACTATTCCAAAAGAGATTGAACTCTCTTCTTTGCCTAAAATCATTGATGACAAAAGAATGGTGGTTATCTCACTTAGTGGACATGATAAAGAGTTAATTCTAAACTATTTCGCAAAATTTATTAAATTTTTGGAAAATAGTGGAGTTAAATTTCTTTTAAAAGATATAAGTAAATAG
- the aspS gene encoding aspartate--tRNA ligase yields MRTHYCTEVTEKNIGETVTVAGWVNSRRDHGGIIFIDLRDRGGLVQLVCDPTDNEEAWKVADSVRDEYVLIATGRVRARGEGLENPNLITGKIEIIVDSLVIENRSKPMPFELGDEKVNEEIRLKNRFLELRTKRSYDIFKLRSTANIAVRNCLNELGFLDVETPILTKSTPEGARDYLVPSRVHPGEFYALPQSPQLFKQLLMVAGFDKYFQIAKCFRDEDLRADRQPEFTQIDVEMSFCTQDDVIKVAEKLIHDTFTACGKDVPTTFPRMKYSDAMETYGSDKPDLRFAMPMVDVIDIFANSTNEIFAEIAKDKKNNRIKALRCPNGDNIFSKRQMKGFEDYVRKFGAKGLGYFQMKEDGLKGPLTKFFSEADLEEIVKVTNLEVGDVVFFGAGAKKVVWDYMGRFRLFLANEMNIIPKDKYEFLWVVDFPMFEVEEGRTKALHHPFTMPNTEKFDLDNIEDIEDIESIAYDIVLNGTELGGGSIRIHKEEIQSKVFKLMGISDEDANTKFGFLLEALKYGAPSHGGFAIGFDRLIMLLAGTDSIRDVIAFPKTQKAQCLLTDAPSEVDNEQLKELSIRVRKIEA; encoded by the coding sequence TTGAGAACGCATTATTGTACTGAAGTAACTGAAAAAAACATTGGTGAAACTGTAACTGTTGCAGGATGGGTAAACAGTAGAAGAGATCACGGTGGAATTATTTTTATTGATTTAAGAGATAGAGGAGGGTTAGTACAACTTGTTTGTGACCCTACTGATAATGAAGAGGCTTGGAAAGTTGCAGATAGTGTTAGAGATGAGTATGTTCTTATTGCAACAGGAAGAGTAAGAGCTAGAGGTGAAGGTTTAGAAAACCCTAATTTAATTACTGGAAAAATTGAGATTATTGTTGACTCTTTAGTAATTGAAAATAGATCAAAACCAATGCCTTTTGAGCTTGGTGATGAAAAAGTAAACGAAGAGATAAGACTAAAAAATAGATTTTTAGAGCTTAGAACAAAAAGATCTTATGATATTTTCAAACTTAGAAGTACTGCAAATATTGCAGTTAGAAACTGTTTGAATGAGCTTGGATTTTTAGATGTTGAAACTCCAATTTTAACAAAATCAACACCAGAGGGTGCAAGGGATTATTTAGTTCCAAGTAGAGTACATCCAGGTGAGTTTTATGCGTTACCACAATCTCCTCAATTATTTAAACAACTTCTTATGGTTGCAGGGTTTGATAAATATTTTCAAATTGCAAAATGTTTTAGAGATGAAGATTTAAGAGCAGACAGACAACCAGAGTTTACACAAATAGACGTTGAAATGAGTTTTTGTACTCAAGATGATGTTATAAAAGTTGCTGAAAAACTTATTCATGATACTTTTACAGCTTGTGGAAAAGATGTTCCTACAACTTTCCCTAGAATGAAATATAGTGATGCAATGGAAACTTATGGTTCAGATAAACCAGATCTTAGATTTGCAATGCCTATGGTAGATGTAATTGATATTTTTGCAAACTCAACAAATGAGATTTTTGCAGAGATTGCAAAAGATAAAAAGAATAATAGAATCAAAGCTCTAAGATGTCCAAATGGAGATAATATTTTCTCAAAAAGACAGATGAAAGGTTTTGAAGATTATGTAAGAAAATTTGGAGCAAAAGGTCTTGGATACTTCCAAATGAAAGAGGATGGATTAAAAGGTCCTCTTACAAAATTCTTTAGTGAAGCAGATTTAGAAGAGATTGTAAAAGTAACAAATCTTGAAGTTGGAGATGTTGTATTCTTTGGAGCTGGAGCTAAAAAAGTAGTTTGGGATTATATGGGAAGATTTAGACTATTTTTGGCTAATGAAATGAATATTATTCCAAAAGATAAATATGAGTTTTTATGGGTTGTAGATTTCCCAATGTTTGAAGTAGAAGAGGGTAGAACAAAAGCTTTACACCACCCATTTACTATGCCAAATACAGAAAAATTTGATTTAGATAATATTGAAGATATTGAAGATATTGAATCAATTGCTTATGATATTGTTCTAAATGGAACAGAACTAGGTGGAGGAAGTATAAGAATTCACAAAGAAGAGATTCAATCAAAAGTATTCAAACTTATGGGAATTTCTGATGAAGATGCAAATACAAAATTTGGATTCTTACTTGAAGCACTTAAATATGGAGCACCAAGTCATGGTGGATTTGCAATAGGTTTTGATAGATTGATTATGCTTTTAGCAGGAACTGATTCTATTAGAGATGTTATTGCTTTCCCTAAAACTCAAAAAGCTCAATGTCTGCTTACAGATGCACCATCTGAAGTTGATAATGAACAATTAAAAGAGTTAAGTATTAGAGTAAGAAAAATAGAGGCTTAA
- a CDS encoding thioredoxin family protein, whose amino-acid sequence MKRVLFIICITLFLTNANAISPDFIKKMSYETEYEKALSKAKKENKNIMMVVSQQSCPWCRKMEKQTLEKKPIDKLIKKSFIPLLVDKDSNSFPKKFEAKLFPTTIFIDAKNETEITKVLGYKDKIEFKAILEEVTK is encoded by the coding sequence ATGAAAAGAGTTCTATTTATTATTTGTATAACACTATTTTTAACAAATGCAAATGCAATCTCACCTGATTTTATAAAAAAAATGTCGTATGAAACTGAATATGAAAAAGCTTTAAGTAAAGCAAAAAAAGAGAATAAAAATATAATGATGGTTGTTAGCCAACAATCTTGTCCTTGGTGTAGAAAGATGGAGAAACAGACTTTAGAAAAAAAGCCTATAGATAAGCTTATAAAAAAGAGTTTTATACCTCTTTTAGTGGATAAAGATTCAAACTCTTTTCCAAAAAAATTTGAAGCAAAACTTTTCCCTACAACAATTTTTATAGATGCAAAAAATGAGACAGAAATAACAAAGGTTTTAGGATATAAAGATAAAATCGAATTTAAAGCTATACTAGAAGAGGTAACAAAATGA